The following DNA comes from Janthinobacterium sp. TB1-E2.
CAGGCCCGCGCCAACGACGATGATCTGGCTTGGCTGGGACGCTTGCCTTCGAGCTGGACCCTGGAAAGCTATGGCAAGCGCCTGCTGGGCATCGGCGACAAGGTGGCCGGGCAGATTAGCAACGCGCTCAAGGATGGCGGGCCCGATGCGCGCCAGTTCGTCTGCCGCGCGCCCGCTGACTATGGCCCCGTGCCGGACCAGGCCTTTGTTGAAGCGTGGATGGCATTGCCGGGCGATGTGCGCAAGGTACGCGCCGGCCCCGCCTGGGATGCGCTGGTGGCGGCCGGCGAAAAAGGCAACTGGATGGCCCGATTGGAACTGTATTACGCCTTGTCCAGCGTCAATGTTCACGCACTGAGCTTGCTGGAACAGTACCGCATCGTGCAATTGATGGAATGGTTGCACAAGAAACAGGTGGGCGGCCTGTATGGCTACTTCAGCGCCGGCATACCTGTCACCCCCGGCAATTTGCCTAGCGCCACCTGGCGCAAGCAGGACCAGGCCTCGCTGTATGCTGCCATGCTGGGCAGTTACGAGGATCAGAACAGCCGGGGTAGCGCCTTGCAGACGGACCTGGACCCCGCGCTGGCCGAGGCGGGCAGGAAAATGCTGGCCTGCGCCAAGGCTGCCATGCCGCAACGTTACTGACGGGGCAGCAACGGCGGGCCGCCATCGCCCAGGCGGAAGGCGTCAACCACGCGCAGCAAGTCATGCGCCTGGTCTTGCATGCTTTGCGCGGCGGCGGCCGATTGTTCGACGAGGGCGGCATTGCGCTGGGTCAATTCGTCCATTTCCGTGATGGCATTGTTGACTTCCTCGATGCCCTTGCTCTGGCGCTGGCTGGCCGCCGTGATGTCGTTCATGATTTCCGTCACCTGCTGGACGGAGGCGACGATATCTCCCATGGTGCGCCCGGCGCTGTCGGCCAGCTCGCTGCCCGTTTCTATCCTGGCCACGGAATCCTCGATCAGCTGCTTGATTTCGCGTGCCGCCGTGGCTGAACGCTGCGCCAGGCCACGCACCTCGGTGGCGACGACGGCAAAACCGCGCCCCTGTTCGCCCGCGCGCGCCGCTTCCACTGCCGCGTTCAAGGCGAGGATATTCGTCTGGAACGCGATGCCGTCGATAACGGCGATGATGTCGACGATGCGTCCGGAACTGGCCTTGATCGAACCCATCGTCTCGACTACCTGGCCCACGACGCGCCCGCCCTCGAGCGCCACGTTCGACGTCGACAGTACCATCTGGTTGGCCTGGTGTGCGTGGCTGGCGTTTTCGCGCACGGTATCCGTCAAGGCATGCATGGACGACGCCGTTTCTTGCAAGGAATGGGCCTGCGACTCGGTACGGGCCGACAAGTCCGCATTGCCCAGCGCGATTTCACTGGCTTCCACCGTGATGGTAGAGCCCGCCTGGCGTATATCGCCCAATAAAGTGTTCCAGTTCTTCAGTACGGTGGCCAGGGCCCGGGTCAGCTTGCCCACCTCGTCGTCGCCCCGGGCTTCGATGCGCGTGGTCAGGTCGCCGGCGGCCAGGCTTTCAGCGGCGCGGCAGGCGTCATCGATGGGCCCGACCACGGAGCGCGCCACCCATGTGGCGATCAGGGCCAGCAAGGCAAAGCCAACAGCCATGGTGCCCAGCGACAGCCAGCCGGCGCGTTGGCCCGCATTTTTTGTTTCCTGCAAGGCCACAACCGTGCGCTGGTCGAGGTTGAGCAGTACCTGGCGCAGCTGCCCGCGCACTTGCTGGTAGTGTCCGGCGGCATTTTGCATCGCGGCCACGCCCGTATTCGGGTCCATGGACGCCAGATCCAGCGCCTGCGCCACGCTGGCACGGTAGCGCTCGACACCGGGCAAGGCCTGGCCCGCTTCCGTGGCGGCGCCCGAGAATTTCTGCAGCTCCTTCAATCCTTGCGCGA
Coding sequences within:
- a CDS encoding methyl-accepting chemotaxis protein, with amino-acid sequence MKIAQKMLIVPVVALACLLAMGALSYFAMQQNEQRMRELKDVTLTAERLANQQAIALGQVHADVYAKIAIAASLSEEQFKQFGAQTDGQLNAIAQGLKELQKFSGAATEAGQALPGVERYRASVAQALDLASMDPNTGVAAMQNAAGHYQQVRGQLRQVLLNLDQRTVVALQETKNAGQRAGWLSLGTMAVGFALLALIATWVARSVVGPIDDACRAAESLAAGDLTTRIEARGDDEVGKLTRALATVLKNWNTLLGDIRQAGSTITVEASEIALGNADLSARTESQAHSLQETASSMHALTDTVRENASHAHQANQMVLSTSNVALEGGRVVGQVVETMGSIKASSGRIVDIIAVIDGIAFQTNILALNAAVEAARAGEQGRGFAVVATEVRGLAQRSATAAREIKQLIEDSVARIETGSELADSAGRTMGDIVASVQQVTEIMNDITAASQRQSKGIEEVNNAITEMDELTQRNAALVEQSAAAAQSMQDQAHDLLRVVDAFRLGDGGPPLLPRQ